The DNA sequence GAGAGTTTCAGATATAGTCAATGCCACTAAAATTGAACGTAGTTACTTATTCCGTTTGTTTAAAGAGGAAACGGGGATGTCTATCTCAACATATTTAGTGGAATACAGAATGAAGCAAGCATGTGAATTGTTAAAGTCATCCGACTTGTCTATTAAATCGGTGGCTTGCTCTGTTGGATATAAGGATCAATTGTACTTTTCAAAAATATTTAAGAAAGCAACGTCACATACACCCTCGGAGTATATGACGTTGCATAATGAACGTTCAAGAAGGTAACGAAATCAGGTACACGTCTCTCTATTATTTGACCAGTTTTGCACGAACAACTAAACAATCACGCGCTGGAACAACAGGATTAAAACGTTCTTTATATTTGCCCAAATTCTTTTGCTCCCAGCAGTCATAAAGTTCTAAGGAGAAACCTGCAGCATATGGAAGTCCAAGATCCCAAAATTGTAACGATATCTCTCTTTGACCGTCGCTTAAGTTAAAGAAGCCGATGGCCAGGTCACCGTCTGTCAGAACTTTTACAAGCATAAAAATATCGTCAGAATGGAACCATTGGGGCTCGGGTTTAATTCGGTAAGCCCCACGGCCTTCAAGATCCTGATTGATTTTGATGAGTTCAGGGTTTAATAGAATATCCTTTGTTACTTTATTTGCGTTTCTTATATCACAGCCAATCATGAGTGGAGAACCCATCATACTCCATAAAGAGAAATGGGTTTTATACTCATTGTCAGTACAGCCCCCAATTTTACTGCCGATAAAATTGTCGTTGCTTCCGCCGTACATTCCGACAATCAGCATATCCATATCATTATGGCAAAATGACCCAGTGTAACTTGCTTTATCTAACTGGGAAAGAGCTAGTTTTTTTACCGAATCCCAATTATCTTGGATGTCACCTGTAGATCTATACATATGGGCACCAGATTCACGAATCCATTGATATACGTTGTCTTCTCCCCAATTGCAGGCTGAAAATAAAATATCTCTTCCGCAATTCTTAAGAGCAAGACTCATTCGTTTATACAACAGCTCACCTGACATTTGTCGTGGCTTAAAGCAATAATCATACTTTAAAAAATCTACGCCCCATTCAGCAAGTAACTGAGCGTCTTGAAACTCATGTTCGAAACTGCCTGGATAGCCAGCGCAAGTATGAGTACCTACGCACGAGTACATGCCAAACTTTAACCCTTTTTCATGAATATAGTCTGCGAGAGCTTTCATACCACTTGGGAATTTTTCAGGGTCTGGCACCAAGTTTCCATCAGCGTCTCTTTCCTTCAAACTCCAACAGTCGTCGATGACGATATATTCATATCCTGCATCTTTATAGCCCTCCGAAACAAAAAGATCTGCAACATCTTTAATCAATTGTTCATTAATGTCCCATGTAAAGGTGTTCCAAGAATTCCACCCCATGGCTGGTTTTAGTCCAAGTAACTGGTGATTATCCATATGTATCATC is a window from the Bacillus alkalicellulosilyticus genome containing:
- a CDS encoding glycoside hydrolase family 27 protein encodes the protein MDNHQLLGLKPAMGWNSWNTFTWDINEQLIKDVADLFVSEGYKDAGYEYIVIDDCWSLKERDADGNLVPDPEKFPSGMKALADYIHEKGLKFGMYSCVGTHTCAGYPGSFEHEFQDAQLLAEWGVDFLKYDYCFKPRQMSGELLYKRMSLALKNCGRDILFSACNWGEDNVYQWIRESGAHMYRSTGDIQDNWDSVKKLALSQLDKASYTGSFCHNDMDMLIVGMYGGSNDNFIGSKIGGCTDNEYKTHFSLWSMMGSPLMIGCDIRNANKVTKDILLNPELIKINQDLEGRGAYRIKPEPQWFHSDDIFMLVKVLTDGDLAIGFFNLSDGQREISLQFWDLGLPYAAGFSLELYDCWEQKNLGKYKERFNPVVPARDCLVVRAKLVK